In Deltaproteobacteria bacterium, a single genomic region encodes these proteins:
- a CDS encoding PrsW family intramembrane metalloprotease translates to MGALALRLVFAALGAVPAVVMMLLVDRLDRTRAEPRWLLRRVALLGALTIVPVLGLELAMVVAGLPARGHNLGTGVLASFVVAALPEEAGKALCLRWLMRHRVEFDERIDGIVYGARAGLGFALVENMAYSLTAKDVHEFVALFVARACLSVPNHATYAAVMGYFAARRHLDGVGPGLVGGLAIAVLGHGLFDLGLTLAMLGDDTADAAGFLLGVAITLGAAATGILAVIALARRARALDLRDALAAASAERS, encoded by the coding sequence ATGGGCGCACTGGCGCTACGCCTGGTGTTCGCCGCGCTCGGGGCCGTGCCCGCGGTCGTGATGATGCTGCTGGTCGATCGCCTCGACCGCACACGCGCGGAGCCGCGTTGGCTGCTGCGCCGCGTCGCGCTGCTCGGCGCGCTGACCATCGTCCCGGTGCTCGGGCTCGAGCTCGCGATGGTGGTCGCCGGCCTGCCCGCCCGTGGTCACAATCTCGGCACCGGGGTGCTCGCCAGCTTCGTGGTCGCGGCGCTGCCCGAGGAGGCCGGCAAGGCGCTGTGCCTGCGCTGGCTGATGCGGCACCGCGTGGAGTTCGACGAGCGCATCGACGGCATCGTCTATGGCGCGCGCGCCGGCCTCGGCTTCGCGTTGGTCGAGAACATGGCGTACTCGCTGACCGCCAAGGACGTGCACGAGTTCGTGGCGCTGTTCGTCGCGCGCGCGTGCCTGTCGGTACCCAACCACGCGACCTACGCGGCCGTGATGGGCTACTTCGCCGCGCGCCGCCATCTCGATGGCGTCGGCCCCGGCCTCGTCGGCGGCCTCGCGATCGCGGTGCTGGGTCACGGCCTGTTCGACCTCGGCCTCACGCTCGCGATGCTCGGCGACGACACGGCCGACGCCGCTGGATTTCTCCTGGGCGTCGCGATCACGCTCGGCGCAGCGGCGACCGGCATCCTCGCCGTGATCGCGCTGGCCCGGCGTGCCCGCGCGCTCGACCTGCGCGACGCGCTCGCAGCCGCCAGCGCCGAGCGAAGCTAG
- the ftsA gene encoding cell division protein FtsA, protein MAQVGEVICGLDIGTTKVAAIIGEVTQNGVEILGVGTSPSDGLRQGVVVNIEATTASIQAAIEEAEQMAAADVQSVFVGIAGGHIRGFSSNGQVSMRSREVEDGDVARVIEQAKAVNIPLDRQIIHTVPLEYIIDGQGQIRDPIGMNGVRMEVRAHVITAAVTSVQNIVKCCNRASLDVVEVVVEPLASAMAVLHEDERDLGVVMIDIGGGTTDIAVYYEGSNVFTSVIVLGGHRITQDVAHGLRTSVPEAEAIKRKHGCSLISMVQDDEEIEVPGVGPRPPRSFKRRFLAEVIEPRVEEIFLMAQQELLASGCADLAASGLVLTGGAAMMDGMLEIAEDIFQMPVRRGVPTATGGSRARPDARLAEGGFAGVIADPKYATGVGLVLFGATHEPMRAVETPRRVRDEGPGIARRFGAWVREMF, encoded by the coding sequence ATGGCGCAGGTCGGAGAAGTCATCTGTGGCCTCGATATCGGCACCACCAAGGTCGCCGCGATCATCGGCGAGGTCACGCAGAACGGGGTCGAGATCCTCGGCGTGGGTACCAGCCCGTCCGACGGTCTGCGGCAGGGCGTGGTGGTGAACATCGAGGCCACCACCGCGAGCATCCAGGCCGCGATCGAAGAGGCCGAGCAGATGGCGGCGGCCGACGTGCAGTCGGTCTTCGTCGGCATCGCCGGCGGTCACATCCGCGGCTTCAGCAGCAACGGCCAGGTCAGCATGCGCTCGCGCGAGGTCGAGGACGGCGACGTCGCCCGCGTGATCGAGCAGGCCAAGGCGGTCAACATCCCGCTCGATCGGCAGATCATCCACACCGTGCCGCTCGAGTACATCATCGACGGTCAGGGCCAGATCCGCGATCCGATCGGCATGAACGGCGTGCGCATGGAGGTCCGCGCCCACGTCATCACCGCCGCGGTGACCAGCGTGCAGAACATCGTGAAGTGCTGCAACCGCGCCTCGCTCGATGTCGTCGAGGTGGTGGTCGAGCCGCTCGCCAGCGCGATGGCGGTGCTCCACGAGGACGAGCGTGACCTCGGCGTCGTGATGATCGACATCGGCGGTGGCACCACCGACATCGCGGTCTACTACGAGGGCAGCAACGTCTTCACCTCGGTGATCGTGCTGGGCGGCCATCGCATCACGCAGGACGTCGCCCACGGGCTGCGCACCAGCGTGCCCGAGGCCGAGGCCATCAAGCGCAAGCACGGCTGCTCGCTCATCAGCATGGTGCAGGACGACGAGGAGATCGAGGTGCCCGGCGTGGGCCCGCGACCGCCGCGATCGTTCAAGCGTCGGTTCCTGGCCGAGGTCATCGAGCCGCGCGTCGAGGAGATCTTCTTGATGGCGCAGCAGGAGCTGCTCGCCAGCGGCTGCGCCGACCTGGCCGCCAGCGGCCTGGTGCTCACCGGCGGCGCCGCGATGATGGACGGCATGCTCGAGATCGCCGAGGACATCTTCCAGATGCCGGTGCGCCGCGGCGTGCCGACGGCGACCGGCGGCAGCCGAGCGCGGCCCGACGCGCGCCTGGCCGAGGGTGGCTTCGCGGGCGTGATCGCCGACCCGAAGTACGCCACCGGCGTGGGCTTGGTGCTGTTCGGCGCCACCCACGAGCCGATGCGCGCGGTCGAGACGCCCCGTCGCGTGCGCGACGAGGGGCCGGGCATCGCCCGTCGCTTCGGCGCCTGGGTCCGCGAGATGTTCTAG
- a CDS encoding FtsQ-type POTRA domain-containing protein has translation MSKRATDRKTRPAKRGGNVRRVAREQVADTVVQANVRAEAKAELRPPSRMRRVLRSTLRLGLRVGICVGLAYGVLVGVREGYAYATTSPRFEVRGLQFQPTAHVDEAHLRQLLALEPGTNILSLQLDELATRVTAEPWVAHAVVNRELPDALRVEITEHEAVAVLAAGRQLLVNREGEPFKQLGVGERGQLPVVTGVTSAMLVAEPEVANATIARALEVIEAYGSKVRPLLSEIHIDAWGGVTLYTAQIGTQLRLGRGDVRAALARFDALRAAMGDDAEKLAVAHLEGQDNADDATHERVVASFFPAKDAPALVIDAHERAAQAALQPAAEVPPGADSPEAADASQPRRKRVPRIPRHH, from the coding sequence ATGTCGAAGCGCGCCACCGATCGCAAGACTCGACCCGCCAAGCGCGGCGGCAACGTGCGCCGCGTGGCGCGCGAGCAGGTCGCGGACACGGTCGTGCAGGCCAACGTCCGCGCCGAGGCCAAGGCCGAGCTGCGCCCGCCGAGCCGCATGCGACGCGTGCTGCGGAGCACGCTGCGGCTCGGGCTGCGGGTCGGCATCTGCGTGGGCCTGGCCTACGGTGTGCTCGTCGGTGTGCGCGAGGGCTATGCGTACGCGACCACGTCGCCGCGCTTCGAGGTGCGCGGCCTGCAGTTCCAGCCCACCGCCCACGTCGACGAGGCGCACCTGCGGCAGCTGCTCGCGCTCGAGCCCGGCACCAACATCCTGTCGCTGCAGCTCGACGAGCTCGCGACGCGCGTCACCGCGGAGCCGTGGGTCGCACACGCGGTCGTGAACCGCGAGCTACCCGACGCGCTGCGGGTCGAGATCACCGAGCACGAGGCCGTGGCCGTGCTGGCGGCCGGCCGCCAGCTGCTCGTCAATCGCGAGGGCGAGCCGTTCAAGCAGCTCGGCGTCGGCGAGCGCGGGCAGCTGCCCGTCGTCACCGGCGTGACCTCGGCGATGCTCGTCGCGGAGCCCGAGGTGGCGAATGCAACCATCGCGCGGGCACTCGAGGTCATCGAGGCGTACGGCAGCAAGGTGCGACCGCTGCTGTCGGAGATCCACATCGACGCGTGGGGCGGCGTCACGCTGTACACCGCGCAGATCGGCACCCAGCTGCGACTCGGTCGCGGCGACGTCAGGGCCGCGCTCGCGCGCTTCGACGCCCTGCGTGCCGCGATGGGTGACGACGCCGAGAAGCTCGCCGTCGCACACCTCGAGGGCCAGGACAACGCCGACGACGCCACCCACGAGCGCGTGGTCGCGAGCTTCTTCCCCGCCAAGGACGCGCCGGCGCTCGTCATCGACGCCCACGAGCGCGCCGCCCAGGCTGCACTGCAGCCCGCCGCCGAAGTTCCCCCCGGGGCCGACAGCCCCGAAGCCGCCGATGCGTCGCAGCCGCGACGCAAGCGCGTTCCCCGAATTCCCAGGCATCACTGA
- the ftsZ gene encoding cell division protein FtsZ gives MAYFELEEAFPDHARIKVIGVGGAGGNAVNTMIGHGVDGVEFITANTDVQALEKSRAGVRLQLGSQITRGLGAGANPERGREAALESVPELTEALRGADMVFVTAGMGGGTGTGAAPIVAQVAREIGALCVGVVTKPFRFEGKRRLRIGEEGIANLEKAVDTLITIPNDRLLDVTSTSTSLLDSFKLCDEVLQHATQGVSDLITIPGIINVDFADVRTIMSGQGRALMGMGIASEEGRAVAAAQQAINSPLLEDVTIHGARGILINITAGTDLKLHEVEEAASLIQEAAHEDCNIIFGAVIDENMGDALRITVIATGFDLHLPAHEDLEEAIRSHSGRRRQSQMVAAGAIGPGTGPVNRKDMAQANTTRQGGLFSSTQLHAPRVQQVQAPAPAPSRPVTPPTVNNAAQTSSWSRAEVAADPSEIPAFLRRRDENGFFR, from the coding sequence ATGGCGTACTTCGAGCTCGAAGAGGCGTTTCCGGATCACGCGCGCATCAAGGTGATCGGCGTCGGCGGTGCTGGCGGCAACGCGGTGAACACGATGATCGGCCACGGGGTCGATGGCGTCGAGTTCATCACGGCCAACACCGACGTGCAGGCGCTCGAGAAGAGCCGCGCCGGAGTCCGCCTCCAGCTGGGCTCGCAGATCACCCGCGGCCTCGGGGCCGGCGCCAACCCGGAGCGAGGCCGCGAGGCCGCGCTCGAGAGCGTGCCGGAGCTGACCGAGGCCCTGCGCGGTGCCGACATGGTGTTCGTGACCGCGGGCATGGGCGGCGGCACCGGCACGGGCGCGGCGCCGATCGTGGCGCAGGTCGCCCGCGAGATCGGGGCCCTGTGCGTCGGCGTGGTCACCAAGCCGTTCCGCTTCGAGGGCAAGCGACGCCTGCGCATCGGTGAGGAGGGCATCGCCAACCTCGAGAAGGCGGTCGACACCCTCATCACGATCCCCAACGATCGCCTGCTCGACGTCACCAGCACGTCGACCAGCCTGCTCGACAGCTTCAAGCTCTGCGACGAGGTGCTGCAGCACGCGACCCAGGGCGTGTCGGACCTCATCACGATCCCCGGCATCATCAACGTCGACTTCGCCGATGTCCGCACCATCATGTCCGGCCAGGGCCGCGCGCTGATGGGCATGGGCATCGCGTCGGAGGAGGGCCGCGCGGTCGCGGCCGCGCAGCAGGCCATCAACAGCCCGCTGCTCGAGGACGTCACCATCCACGGCGCCCGCGGCATCCTCATCAACATCACCGCCGGCACCGACCTCAAGCTCCACGAGGTCGAAGAGGCCGCGTCGCTGATCCAGGAAGCCGCCCACGAGGACTGCAACATCATCTTCGGCGCGGTCATCGACGAGAACATGGGCGATGCCCTGCGCATCACCGTGATCGCGACCGGCTTCGATCTGCACCTGCCGGCCCACGAGGATCTCGAGGAGGCCATCCGCAGCCACAGCGGCCGTCGCCGCCAGTCGCAGATGGTCGCCGCCGGTGCGATCGGCCCCGGCACCGGGCCCGTGAACCGCAAGGACATGGCGCAGGCCAACACCACCCGCCAGGGCGGGCTCTTCTCGAGCACGCAGCTGCACGCGCCGCGCGTGCAACAGGTCCAGGCGCCCGCGCCCGCACCCAGCCGTCCGGTGACCCCGCCGACCGTCAACAATGCTGCGCAGACCTCCTCGTGGTCGCGTGCCGAGGTCGCCGCCGATCCCTCGGAGATCCCGGCGTTCCTGCGCCGGCGCGACGAGAACGGCTTCTTCCGTTGA
- a CDS encoding shikimate dehydrogenase, whose amino-acid sequence MSEPVNDPGRCFGVFGDPIGHSRSPDMHNAAFAAMGMPHRYFAFQVRPHALANALAGARAMGLGGLNLTVPHKRTAVAHMDRLAPEAARIGAINTVIIRRGELVGHNTDGSGFLDALAELGGNSPKRAVVLGGGGAARSVVDALRHCEAPADVVWVSREAGRLPVLDGVARCGYDGIATAFDGCELLVNATTVGMRGGPDRFAKPLPLDRLGRGARVVDLVYPRPNGGLLDDAARLGARTQDGLATLLWQGVRALELWLGIALPASVVATMRRALNR is encoded by the coding sequence GTGAGCGAACCAGTCAACGATCCCGGCCGCTGCTTCGGCGTGTTCGGCGACCCCATCGGGCACTCGCGCTCGCCCGACATGCACAACGCCGCGTTCGCGGCGATGGGCATGCCCCACCGGTACTTCGCGTTCCAGGTGCGGCCGCACGCCCTCGCCAACGCGCTCGCCGGTGCCCGCGCGATGGGGCTGGGCGGGCTCAACCTCACGGTGCCCCACAAGCGCACCGCGGTCGCGCACATGGATCGCCTGGCGCCCGAGGCCGCGCGCATCGGGGCGATCAACACGGTGATCATCCGGCGCGGCGAGCTGGTCGGGCACAACACCGACGGCTCGGGGTTCCTCGATGCGTTGGCGGAGCTCGGCGGCAACTCGCCGAAGCGGGCGGTGGTGCTGGGCGGTGGCGGGGCCGCGCGCTCGGTGGTCGACGCGCTGCGGCACTGCGAGGCCCCGGCCGACGTCGTCTGGGTCAGCCGCGAGGCCGGGCGCCTGCCCGTGCTCGACGGCGTCGCGCGCTGCGGCTACGACGGCATCGCCACCGCGTTCGACGGTTGCGAGCTGCTCGTGAACGCCACCACCGTGGGCATGCGCGGCGGGCCCGATCGCTTCGCGAAACCGCTGCCGCTCGACCGCCTCGGCCGCGGCGCACGGGTGGTCGACCTGGTCTACCCGCGGCCGAACGGCGGGCTGCTCGACGATGCCGCTCGCCTGGGCGCGCGCACCCAGGACGGGCTCGCGACGCTGCTGTGGCAGGGCGTGCGCGCGCTCGAGCTGTGGCTGGGCATCGCGCTGCCGGCCTCGGTGGTGGCGACCATGCGGCGCGCGCTCAACCGCTAG
- a CDS encoding TerC family protein gives MLELLSDPEVYVSLLVLSVMEIVLGIDNIVFITILCGRLPREQQLGARRLGLFMALFSRLGLLLSISWVMHLQDPLFTLVREFNGKDLILVGGGLFLLYKATHEIFVAVEHPGQEKSEVEHDADRVAARKSGRGAFIGIIAQVMVLDIVFSLDSVITAVGMAKHIPVMIGAMIIAVVVMMVFAGPVGDFIERHPSVRVLALAFLVLIGVMLVAEGTGAHVSKGYVYSAMGFSLFVQILNLRVDAKSKASTDSQAAK, from the coding sequence ATGCTCGAGCTGCTCTCCGATCCGGAGGTCTATGTCTCGTTGCTCGTGCTCTCCGTGATGGAGATCGTGCTCGGCATCGACAACATCGTGTTCATCACGATCCTCTGCGGTCGCTTGCCCCGCGAGCAGCAGCTCGGCGCGCGGCGGCTGGGCCTGTTCATGGCGTTGTTCTCGCGGCTGGGGTTGCTGCTCAGCATCAGCTGGGTGATGCACCTGCAGGACCCGCTGTTCACGCTCGTGCGCGAGTTCAACGGCAAGGATCTCATCCTCGTGGGCGGCGGCCTGTTCCTGCTCTACAAGGCGACCCACGAGATCTTCGTCGCCGTCGAGCATCCCGGTCAGGAGAAGTCGGAGGTCGAGCACGACGCCGATCGCGTCGCAGCCCGGAAGTCCGGTCGCGGCGCCTTCATCGGCATCATCGCGCAGGTGATGGTGCTCGACATCGTGTTCTCGCTGGACTCGGTCATCACCGCGGTGGGCATGGCCAAGCACATCCCCGTGATGATCGGCGCGATGATCATCGCGGTGGTGGTGATGATGGTGTTCGCCGGTCCGGTCGGCGACTTCATCGAGCGCCATCCTTCGGTACGGGTGCTGGCGCTGGCGTTCTTGGTGTTGATCGGGGTGATGCTGGTCGCCGAGGGTACCGGCGCCCACGTCTCGAAGGGCTACGTCTACTCGGCCATGGGCTTCTCGTTGTTCGTGCAGATCCTCAACCTCCGCGTCGACGCCAAGTCCAAGGCCTCGACCGACAGCCAGGCGGCGAAGTGA
- the xseA gene encoding exodeoxyribonuclease VII large subunit has translation MAQTELSFRPGRPARDGDGPNVLTVSALVRLAHGTLDGRIGVVWVEGEVSNLRIGAAGHAFFTLKDDDAMLPVAMWRSSIERLRFRLGDGQSLRVCGRVGIFAKQGRFQLYADRAEPAGLGARMLELEQRKAKLAAMGLFAAERKRPLPSWPRIVGVITSAHGAALHDIVEVGRRRCPTRFLLAAAVVQGDDAPRSLRRALVRLQAWPQVDVIIIGRGGGSTEDLWAFNDEALAHAIAACPVPVVSAVGHEVDVTICDLVADVRAATPSQAAELVVPDRTAASSRLRVLAARAVRAQQRALLDRRGELERLRMQMSALARALVGPPRRALARLERTIAQHHPRSRIARDRRRLAVLRDALARLAAVRLAAARTRLRELTARLERAGARLPIVAAARLDALTRRVLAQGARLPSGARLRLARAAARLDALSPLAVLQRGYAVVQGPSGRALTAADEVTQGDLIRVRLMRGMLRATVDDIAVDPED, from the coding sequence ATGGCGCAGACCGAGCTGTCCTTCCGACCCGGGCGGCCCGCACGTGACGGCGACGGCCCCAACGTGCTGACCGTGAGCGCGCTGGTGCGGCTCGCCCACGGCACCCTCGACGGGCGCATCGGCGTGGTCTGGGTCGAGGGCGAGGTCTCGAACCTGCGCATCGGCGCGGCCGGTCACGCCTTCTTCACGCTCAAGGACGACGACGCGATGTTGCCGGTCGCGATGTGGCGCTCGAGCATCGAGCGGCTGCGCTTCCGGCTCGGCGACGGTCAGTCGCTGCGCGTGTGCGGCCGGGTCGGCATCTTCGCCAAGCAGGGCCGCTTCCAGCTCTACGCCGATCGGGCGGAGCCCGCGGGGCTCGGCGCGCGCATGCTCGAGCTCGAGCAGCGCAAGGCCAAGCTGGCCGCGATGGGCCTGTTTGCGGCCGAGCGGAAGCGACCGCTGCCGAGCTGGCCGCGGATCGTCGGCGTGATCACGTCGGCCCACGGCGCGGCGCTGCACGACATCGTCGAGGTCGGTCGTCGCCGCTGCCCCACGCGGTTCCTGCTCGCGGCCGCGGTGGTGCAGGGCGACGACGCGCCGCGCTCGCTGCGGCGCGCGCTGGTGCGCTTGCAGGCGTGGCCGCAGGTCGACGTGATCATCATCGGCCGTGGCGGCGGTTCGACCGAGGACCTCTGGGCCTTCAACGACGAGGCGCTCGCCCACGCCATCGCCGCGTGCCCGGTCCCGGTGGTGTCGGCGGTCGGGCACGAGGTCGACGTCACGATCTGCGATCTGGTTGCCGATGTCCGCGCCGCCACGCCGTCGCAGGCGGCCGAGCTGGTGGTGCCGGATCGCACGGCCGCGAGCTCGCGGCTGCGCGTGCTCGCGGCGAGGGCCGTGCGCGCGCAGCAGCGAGCGCTGCTCGATCGTCGCGGCGAGCTCGAGCGGCTGCGCATGCAGATGTCGGCGCTGGCGCGCGCGCTGGTCGGTCCGCCCCGACGCGCGCTCGCGCGGCTCGAGCGGACGATCGCGCAGCACCATCCGCGCTCTCGCATCGCCCGGGATCGACGGCGGCTCGCGGTGCTGCGCGACGCGTTGGCGCGGCTCGCCGCGGTGCGACTCGCGGCCGCGCGCACGCGGCTGCGCGAGCTCACCGCGCGGCTCGAGCGTGCCGGGGCGCGGCTGCCGATCGTCGCAGCCGCGCGGCTCGACGCGCTCACGCGGCGGGTGCTCGCGCAGGGCGCTCGCCTGCCGTCGGGTGCCCGCCTGCGGCTGGCCCGCGCGGCCGCGCGGCTCGACGCGCTGTCGCCCCTGGCGGTGCTGCAACGCGGCTATGCCGTGGTGCAGGGCCCGTCCGGGCGGGCCCTGACCGCCGCCGACGAGGTCACCCAGGGCGACTTGATCCGGGTGCGGCTGATGCGAGGTATGTTGCGCGCCACGGTCGACGACATCGCCGTCGACCCCGAGGACTGA
- a CDS encoding alpha/beta fold hydrolase has translation MADRLTPQVGSAARPRPAKLAPAAMPEWIDLARRGGRMRVDRRPCEADDRPALLLIGGMTQTLASWGAHLRPLSERRETIVYEARGQGMTELPLDDCSLPQQVEDFAALVDALGLRTPVDLCGFSFGGRVALAIAAAAPALLRRVAICGVGLDRSVLARLVVQGWIAALATGDLEALARVSLPDILGPAYLARHAGSIEAMVRASIERNRYDGVLALMRQTQQLADDSPWTTAALAERAGAAGVDALCIGGALDRLAAPADVRALAERLHADAIIIDDVGHTVAIEAPQPWRAALEGFLDR, from the coding sequence GTGGCCGACCGGCTGACGCCGCAGGTCGGCAGCGCCGCGCGGCCGCGGCCTGCTAAGCTCGCGCCCGCTGCCATGCCCGAGTGGATCGATCTCGCCCGACGCGGCGGCCGCATGCGCGTCGACCGACGACCATGCGAGGCCGACGACCGCCCCGCGCTGCTGCTCATCGGCGGCATGACGCAGACCCTCGCGAGCTGGGGCGCGCACCTGCGACCGCTGTCGGAGCGCCGCGAGACCATCGTCTACGAGGCCCGCGGCCAGGGCATGACCGAGCTACCGCTCGACGACTGCTCGCTGCCGCAGCAGGTCGAGGACTTCGCCGCGCTGGTCGACGCACTGGGCCTGCGCACGCCGGTCGACCTGTGCGGGTTCTCGTTCGGCGGGCGCGTCGCGCTGGCGATCGCCGCGGCCGCGCCGGCGCTGCTGCGGCGGGTCGCGATCTGCGGGGTTGGCCTCGATCGCAGCGTGCTCGCGCGGCTCGTCGTGCAGGGCTGGATCGCCGCGCTGGCGACCGGCGACCTCGAGGCGCTGGCGCGGGTGAGCCTGCCCGACATCCTCGGCCCGGCCTACCTGGCCCGGCATGCCGGCTCGATCGAAGCGATGGTCCGCGCGTCGATCGAGCGCAACCGCTACGACGGCGTGTTGGCGCTGATGCGGCAGACCCAGCAGCTCGCCGACGACTCGCCGTGGACCACCGCCGCGCTGGCGGAGCGCGCGGGCGCGGCCGGCGTGGACGCACTGTGCATCGGCGGCGCGCTCGATCGCCTGGCGGCCCCGGCCGACGTGCGCGCGCTCGCCGAGCGCCTGCACGCCGACGCGATCATCATCGACGACGTCGGCCACACGGTCGCGATCGAAGCGCCGCAGCCGTGGCGCGCGGCGCTCGAGGGGTTCCTCGATCGCTGA
- the aroC gene encoding chorismate synthase: protein MAGNSIGERFRVTTFGESHGGAVGVIVDGCPSGHRFPHERIAAQLARRRPGQPLGSQRREADTIELLSGVEPASGLTLGTPIAMMVRNTDAKAGDYAELHRVYRPSHADFTYDARFGLRFVEGGGRASARETVARVAAGTLAEDLLALRGIEVVAWVERVHDVDAGPIDEADLTRARVDATDVRCPDLDAAAAMAASIEHARKRGDTVGGIIRAIVRGVPAGLGEPVFDKLSATLAHAMMSLPASRGFELGEGFAATRMHGTAHNDAFVPAPERAPLAVATRTNRSGGIQGGISNGETIRFAVAFKPVATVFVEQDTVTRTGEATRFRARGRHDPCVLPRAVPMVEAMAALVVLDALLRRSGVRVQELQP, encoded by the coding sequence GTGGCGGGCAACTCGATCGGCGAACGATTCCGCGTCACCACCTTCGGCGAGTCGCACGGTGGTGCCGTGGGTGTGATCGTGGACGGCTGTCCATCCGGCCACCGCTTCCCCCACGAGCGGATCGCGGCCCAGCTGGCGCGGCGCCGACCGGGCCAGCCGCTCGGCTCGCAGCGCCGTGAGGCCGACACCATCGAGCTGCTGTCGGGGGTCGAGCCGGCCAGCGGCCTCACACTCGGCACACCGATCGCGATGATGGTGCGCAACACCGACGCCAAGGCCGGCGACTACGCCGAGCTGCACCGGGTCTACCGGCCGTCGCACGCCGACTTCACCTACGACGCGCGCTTCGGGCTGCGCTTCGTCGAGGGCGGTGGACGGGCCTCCGCCCGCGAGACCGTCGCGCGCGTCGCCGCCGGCACCCTCGCGGAGGACTTGCTGGCGCTGCGGGGGATCGAGGTCGTGGCGTGGGTCGAGCGCGTGCACGACGTCGATGCCGGACCCATCGACGAGGCGGACCTCACCCGTGCGCGCGTCGACGCCACCGACGTGCGCTGCCCGGACCTCGACGCGGCCGCGGCGATGGCCGCGAGCATCGAGCACGCGCGCAAGCGCGGCGACACCGTCGGCGGCATCATCCGCGCGATCGTGCGCGGCGTGCCGGCCGGGCTCGGCGAGCCGGTGTTCGACAAGCTCTCGGCCACGCTCGCGCACGCGATGATGAGCCTGCCGGCGAGTCGCGGCTTCGAGCTCGGCGAGGGCTTCGCAGCCACGCGCATGCACGGCACCGCCCACAACGACGCGTTCGTGCCGGCGCCCGAGCGCGCACCGCTGGCGGTCGCGACCCGCACCAACCGCAGCGGCGGCATCCAGGGCGGCATCAGCAACGGCGAAACCATCCGCTTCGCAGTGGCGTTCAAGCCCGTCGCGACCGTGTTCGTCGAGCAAGACACCGTGACGCGCACCGGTGAGGCCACCCGCTTCCGCGCGCGTGGGCGCCACGATCCCTGCGTGCTACCCCGGGCGGTGCCGATGGTGGAGGCCATGGCGGCGCTGGTCGTGCTCGACGCGCTCCTGCGTCGCAGTGGCGTGCGCGTGCAGGAGCTGCAGCCGTGA
- the proB gene encoding glutamate 5-kinase, translating into MNLPGRPHVPARSELAAARRIVVKFGTHVVTHDGIELAAGRVHALLETLARLRRRGLELVLVSSGAVGMGMRALSLQERPRSLGLRQACAAVGQGHLMALYTQAFAQLGVTAAQVLLTQDDLADRDRALCVRTTLMRLLELGALPVLNENDSVSVRELIEIRIADGGQGPEVAFGDNDGLSALVARALDADLLVLLTDVDGLYTANPRIDPDARRIPDRLGVADDDRGRADGSSGGGTGGMASKLAAAQLVTEAGIPAAIVGADAPQVLTRLLAGEDLGTVFWPTAPRPARRRALAQGPRTGALVVNDGAIAALLQRKASLLPIGVLQIEGEFDRGDLVEIRDRSGRVFGRGLVNYGAAACRSLAGHHSTEIDAILGYRGYDALVTRDNLVLTTDGR; encoded by the coding sequence ATGAACCTGCCCGGCCGCCCACACGTGCCCGCCCGCAGCGAGCTCGCCGCCGCCCGCCGCATCGTCGTGAAGTTCGGCACCCACGTGGTGACCCACGACGGCATCGAGCTGGCCGCCGGCCGCGTGCACGCGCTGCTCGAGACGCTCGCGCGCCTGCGTCGACGTGGGCTCGAGCTGGTGCTCGTATCGAGCGGCGCGGTCGGCATGGGCATGCGTGCGCTGTCGCTGCAGGAGCGCCCGCGATCGCTGGGCCTGCGCCAGGCCTGCGCGGCGGTCGGTCAGGGCCACCTGATGGCGCTGTACACCCAGGCGTTCGCCCAGCTGGGGGTCACGGCGGCGCAGGTGCTGCTGACGCAGGACGACCTCGCCGATCGCGATCGGGCGTTGTGCGTGCGCACGACCTTGATGCGCCTGCTCGAGCTCGGCGCGCTACCGGTCTTGAACGAGAACGACAGCGTCAGTGTGCGCGAGCTGATCGAGATCCGCATCGCCGACGGCGGTCAGGGCCCCGAGGTCGCGTTCGGCGACAACGACGGGCTCTCGGCGCTCGTCGCTCGCGCGCTGGATGCCGACCTGCTGGTGCTGCTCACCGACGTCGACGGGCTCTACACCGCCAACCCCCGCATCGACCCCGACGCGCGTCGCATCCCCGATCGCCTCGGGGTCGCCGACGACGATCGCGGCCGCGCCGACGGCAGCAGCGGCGGCGGTACCGGCGGCATGGCCAGCAAGCTGGCGGCGGCGCAGCTCGTCACCGAGGCCGGGATCCCGGCCGCGATCGTCGGCGCCGACGCGCCACAGGTGCTCACGCGGCTGCTCGCGGGCGAGGACCTCGGCACCGTGTTCTGGCCCACCGCGCCACGCCCGGCCCGCCGCCGCGCGCTCGCCCAAGGCCCGCGCACCGGCGCGCTGGTCGTGAACGACGGCGCGATCGCAGCGCTGCTGCAACGCAAGGCCTCGCTGCTCCCGATCGGCGTGCTGCAGATCGAGGGTGAGTTCGACCGCGGCGACCTCGTCGAGATCCGCGATCGCTCGGGCCGCGTGTTCGGCCGTGGCCTCGTCAACTACGGTGCCGCGGCGTGCCGCTCGCTCGCCGGTCACCACAGCACGGAGATCGATGCGATCCTCGGGTATCGCGGCTACGATGCGCTGGTGACCCGTGACAACCTCGTGTTGACCACCGACGGCCGCTAA